In Micromonospora purpureochromogenes, a single window of DNA contains:
- a CDS encoding glycoside hydrolase family 18 protein has product MRPIRHRRLTAVVALATVLVTAAPPTAAGADDSGNRRAGYHRVGYFTQWGIYGRAFPVRKLDTSGAASRLTHVNYAFGNVSEDGRCFVDGGPGEGDAWADYQRPVPAQESVDGVADAWGEPLNGNFGQLAKLKAKHPGLQVLISLGGWSWSTYFSNAARTDASRKAFVASCIDLYLKGNLPVLDGGSGGPGAAAGVFDGIDLDWEWPNWPGEPGNVVRPEDRRNFTELVAEFRRQLDAYGRTTRRHHPLTAFLPANPAAMDAGYEGREIFRYLDFAAVQGYDFHGGWDPVTNQQSALRVPSGAPDDPDFSAEVAIDGWLARGAPREKLVLGIPYYGRGWTGVSGSGNGLFQPATGPAPATFEAGYEDYRQLKTLAGNGFTVHRDLRAGHAWLFDGTTFWTYDDPAVVLQKTLYIRRAGLAGAMVWSLDGDDDNATLTKTIGLGLATP; this is encoded by the coding sequence ATGCGACCGATCCGCCACCGCCGCCTCACCGCCGTCGTCGCCCTGGCGACCGTGCTGGTCACCGCCGCCCCGCCGACGGCCGCCGGCGCGGACGACAGCGGGAACCGCCGTGCGGGTTACCACCGGGTCGGCTACTTCACCCAGTGGGGCATCTACGGCCGGGCCTTCCCGGTGAGGAAGCTCGACACCTCCGGGGCGGCGAGCCGCCTCACCCACGTCAACTACGCCTTCGGCAACGTCAGCGAGGACGGGCGCTGCTTCGTGGACGGTGGGCCGGGCGAGGGTGACGCCTGGGCCGACTACCAGCGTCCCGTCCCGGCGCAGGAGAGCGTCGACGGCGTCGCCGACGCCTGGGGCGAACCGCTCAACGGCAACTTCGGCCAGCTGGCCAAGCTCAAGGCCAAGCACCCCGGCCTGCAGGTGCTGATCTCGCTGGGCGGCTGGAGCTGGTCGACGTACTTCTCGAACGCCGCCCGCACCGACGCGTCCCGCAAGGCGTTCGTGGCCTCCTGCATCGACCTCTACCTCAAGGGCAACCTTCCGGTCCTCGACGGTGGCAGTGGCGGCCCGGGCGCCGCCGCCGGCGTCTTCGACGGCATCGACCTCGACTGGGAGTGGCCGAACTGGCCCGGTGAGCCCGGCAACGTGGTCCGCCCGGAGGACCGGCGGAACTTCACCGAGCTGGTCGCCGAGTTCCGCCGGCAACTGGACGCGTACGGCCGGACGACCCGCAGGCACCACCCGCTGACCGCCTTCCTGCCGGCCAACCCGGCGGCCATGGACGCCGGCTACGAGGGCCGCGAGATCTTCCGGTACCTGGACTTCGCCGCGGTGCAGGGCTACGACTTCCACGGCGGGTGGGACCCGGTGACCAACCAGCAGTCGGCGCTGCGCGTACCCTCGGGAGCGCCGGACGACCCGGACTTCTCCGCCGAGGTGGCGATCGACGGCTGGCTCGCCCGTGGTGCGCCGCGCGAGAAGCTGGTCCTGGGCATCCCGTACTACGGCCGGGGCTGGACCGGCGTCAGCGGGAGCGGCAACGGCCTCTTCCAGCCCGCGACCGGGCCCGCGCCGGCCACCTTCGAGGCCGGCTACGAGGACTACCGGCAGCTCAAGACCCTGGCCGGCAACGGCTTCACCGTCCACCGCGACCTTCGTGCCGGGCATGCCTGGTTGTTCGACGGCACGACCTTCTGGACGTACGACGATCCGGCGGTGGTGTTGCAGAAGACGCTGTACATCCGACGGGCCGGCCTGGCCGGAGCGATGGTCTGGTCGTTGGACGGCGACGACGACAACGCCACGTTGACCAAGACGATCGGCCTCGGGCTCGCGACGCCGTAG
- a CDS encoding phage holin family protein → MSDAAAGRSGGIGRAAGPTDRLAAEVAEVVRAEVREVRTHVLRAVRPAGVGLALLATAGGCVVLGAGAASATALRLLETFLPRRLATAGLTGGYLVAAVVLGRAGLTQLRAAGGGPAWLADEMQDAVSATASQVVPAGAAAVREEFDRWASDRQGH, encoded by the coding sequence ATGAGTGACGCGGCAGCGGGACGGTCCGGCGGAATCGGACGGGCGGCCGGTCCGACCGACCGCTTGGCTGCCGAGGTGGCGGAGGTGGTGCGCGCGGAGGTCCGCGAGGTACGCACGCACGTCCTGAGGGCGGTTCGTCCGGCGGGGGTCGGTCTGGCGCTGCTCGCCACCGCCGGCGGGTGTGTGGTCCTGGGCGCCGGGGCTGCCTCGGCGACCGCGCTGCGCCTGCTGGAGACCTTCCTGCCCCGCAGACTGGCCACGGCGGGACTCACCGGGGGCTACCTCGTCGCCGCCGTGGTGCTGGGCCGGGCAGGCCTGACGCAGCTGCGGGCGGCCGGCGGCGGCCCGGCCTGGCTGGCGGACGAGATGCAGGACGCCGTCTCCGCCACCGCGAGTCAGGTGGTGCCGGCCGGTGCCGCCGCCGTTCGCGAAGAATTCGACCGGTGGGCGTCCGACCGGCAGGGCCACTGA
- a CDS encoding sensor histidine kinase encodes MSISVATRTDRFVHPALFYGDREEYLAGTVPFIHAGLAADEPVMVAVPGDNLHQIRTALGVDADRVQLHDMSEAGRNPGRIIPGVLLAFAAAHPGKRVRIIGEPIWAGRTAVEYPACAQHEALINAAFAGRQATILCPYDTSRLDRSWLDDACRTHPVLQKDGAEWASPYYADPVAVAAGFNLPLPDPPARASTIAVDAHALPAIRGFVTAHAVAAGLHPDRVSDLTLAVNELAVNTVRHTTGGGTVAVWTDATRLICQLSDTGHITNPLAGRLPVPPRQPGSRGLVLVNQLCDLVRVHTRPGATTIRLHMHR; translated from the coding sequence ATGAGCATCTCGGTCGCCACCAGGACCGACAGGTTCGTCCACCCCGCCCTCTTCTACGGCGACCGCGAGGAGTATCTGGCCGGCACCGTGCCGTTCATCCACGCCGGCCTCGCCGCCGACGAGCCGGTCATGGTCGCGGTACCGGGGGACAACCTCCACCAGATCCGTACCGCGCTCGGCGTCGACGCGGACCGGGTGCAGTTGCACGACATGAGCGAGGCCGGGCGCAACCCGGGGCGGATCATTCCCGGCGTCCTGCTCGCCTTCGCCGCCGCGCACCCGGGCAAGCGGGTACGCATCATCGGCGAGCCCATCTGGGCCGGCCGGACCGCTGTCGAATACCCCGCCTGCGCCCAGCACGAGGCCCTGATCAACGCGGCGTTCGCCGGCCGGCAGGCCACCATTCTCTGCCCCTACGACACCAGCCGCCTGGACCGGAGCTGGCTCGACGACGCCTGCCGCACCCACCCGGTCCTGCAGAAGGACGGCGCGGAGTGGGCGAGCCCGTACTACGCGGACCCGGTCGCGGTGGCCGCCGGGTTCAACCTGCCGCTGCCGGATCCGCCTGCCCGGGCGAGCACCATCGCCGTCGACGCGCACGCTCTCCCGGCCATCCGCGGGTTCGTGACCGCGCACGCCGTCGCCGCCGGGCTGCACCCGGACCGCGTCTCGGACCTGACCCTGGCGGTCAACGAACTGGCGGTGAACACGGTCAGACACACCACCGGGGGCGGTACCGTCGCGGTCTGGACCGACGCCACGCGCCTGATCTGCCAGCTCAGCGACACCGGGCACATCACCAACCCGCTCGCCGGCCGGCTTCCCGTGCCACCGCGGCAGCCGGGCAGCCGAGGACTTGTCCTGGTCAACCAACTCTGCGATCTGGTGCGCGTGCACACCAGGCCCGGTGCCACCACGATCCGCCTGCACATGCATCGCTGA
- a CDS encoding PP2C family protein-serine/threonine phosphatase produces MIGVQGGGSDERLRRIEAVTDAALSKLDVDDLLDELLDRVREVLRVDTAAILLLDVHARQFVATATRGLENEVRQGSRISVGRGFAGQIAREKQPVVLDEVTAADDPVLFDRGVCSLLGVPMRAGGEVIGVLHVGCLQPHRFTDDDVQVLQLAADRASLASRSRASSIDRTAALALQRSLLPTHLPDAPGVDMAARYVPGHDAGVGGDWYDVFTLPSGWLGVVIGDVSGHGLRSAVVMGRLRSALRAYALICDDPASALTLLDRKIHHFEAGNLATVLYAMISPDRTVIRMSLAGHLPPVLAAPGQSADTLNIPVDLPLGVRPDRPARRHTEVAFPAEAVLVCYTDGLVERRGEVIDTGIERLCAAVEPGAAEAVCARIMSTLAGEQPTDDIALLAIQATGRSGVSPGADRHRRAAAGGSRPLRQRRQSGPGRG; encoded by the coding sequence GTGATTGGCGTCCAGGGTGGCGGGAGCGACGAGCGGTTACGCCGTATCGAGGCGGTCACCGACGCCGCGCTGTCCAAGCTTGACGTCGACGACCTTCTCGACGAACTCCTCGACCGGGTCCGAGAGGTGTTGCGGGTCGACACCGCCGCCATCCTGCTGCTGGACGTGCACGCCCGGCAGTTCGTGGCCACCGCGACGAGGGGGTTGGAGAACGAGGTCCGGCAGGGCTCTCGGATCTCCGTCGGCCGCGGCTTCGCCGGCCAGATCGCCCGGGAGAAGCAGCCCGTCGTGCTGGACGAGGTCACGGCCGCGGACGACCCGGTGCTGTTCGACAGAGGGGTCTGCTCGCTGTTGGGTGTGCCGATGCGCGCCGGCGGCGAGGTGATCGGCGTACTGCACGTCGGCTGCCTCCAGCCGCACCGATTCACCGACGACGACGTGCAGGTGCTGCAACTCGCCGCCGACCGGGCGAGCCTGGCCAGCCGGAGCCGGGCCAGCAGCATCGACCGCACCGCCGCCCTCGCCCTGCAACGCAGCCTGCTGCCCACCCACCTGCCCGACGCGCCGGGCGTGGACATGGCCGCCCGCTACGTGCCCGGCCACGACGCCGGCGTGGGCGGTGACTGGTACGACGTGTTCACCCTCCCGTCCGGCTGGCTGGGCGTCGTCATCGGCGACGTGTCGGGACACGGGCTGCGCTCGGCGGTCGTGATGGGGCGGCTGCGCAGCGCGCTGCGCGCGTACGCCTTGATCTGCGACGATCCGGCGAGCGCGCTGACGCTGCTGGACCGTAAGATCCACCATTTCGAGGCCGGGAACCTCGCCACGGTCCTGTACGCGATGATCTCCCCGGACCGCACCGTCATTCGGATGTCCCTCGCCGGGCACCTGCCACCCGTGCTGGCCGCACCGGGACAGTCGGCCGACACGCTGAACATCCCAGTCGATCTTCCACTGGGTGTGCGCCCGGATCGACCGGCCCGCCGACACACCGAGGTCGCGTTCCCCGCCGAGGCAGTGCTGGTCTGCTACACCGACGGGCTCGTCGAACGCCGCGGCGAAGTCATCGACACCGGCATCGAACGGCTCTGCGCGGCCGTCGAACCAGGTGCCGCCGAAGCGGTCTGCGCCCGTATCATGAGCACACTCGCCGGCGAACAGCCGACCGACGACATCGCCCTGCTCGCCATCCAGGCGACCGGCAGGTCCGGTGTGAGCCCGGGGGCCGACCGTCACCGCCGGGCCGCCGCCGGCGGGAGTCGTCCGCTCAGGCAGCGGCGGCAGTCCGGGCCGGGTCGGGGCTGA
- a CDS encoding glycoside hydrolase family 10 protein, whose protein sequence is MPAADPPAHRRRRTRALVAVVTALALAVAVGAWSVRERIVDDERGAVAALGPAADGGPASAAPRCAGRAARASRELRGMWITTVNNIDWPSRRGLPAETARAEFRGWLDLAVRRNHNAVFVHVRPSGDALWPSEYAPWSEWLTGRRDGRDPGWDPMEFMVSEAHARNLEFHAWFNPYRGGQPATVGGPGPRLDQLAPTHPLRRHPDWVVTYPSADRPGSRLYFNPGIPEARAFVEDSMLEAVQRYDVDGVHFDDFFYPYPEAGQDFPDDAAFARYGRRFADKHAWRRDNVNTLVREMSQRIKAIKPWVKFGISPFGIWRNKRTDPAGSPTAGLQSYDDIYADTRLWVRQQWLDYVVPQLYWHIGFDRADYAKLLPWWAATVQGTRVQLYIGQADYRVGERGAWRDPAELDRQLALNRRHGVRGSVHFSASQVRADKLGAVSRYSAAHYAGPALVPTMAQLPAAPPAVPAITGARRDAGGVALTWRGDGAASFAVYRVDGDAARLVGTARGAGWVDRTAPADRPLSYCVSGLDRSGNEGRLSAPISVDMR, encoded by the coding sequence ATGCCCGCCGCCGATCCGCCCGCTCACCGCCGTCGTCGTACCCGCGCACTCGTCGCCGTCGTCACCGCGCTCGCCCTGGCGGTCGCGGTCGGCGCCTGGTCGGTGCGAGAGCGGATCGTCGACGACGAACGCGGCGCCGTGGCCGCCCTCGGCCCGGCAGCCGACGGCGGCCCGGCGTCCGCCGCTCCCCGCTGCGCCGGCCGGGCGGCGCGGGCGTCGCGCGAGTTGCGTGGCATGTGGATCACGACGGTGAACAACATCGACTGGCCGAGCCGGCGCGGGTTGCCGGCCGAGACGGCGCGGGCGGAGTTCCGGGGCTGGCTCGACCTGGCCGTGCGGCGCAACCACAACGCCGTCTTCGTGCACGTGCGGCCCAGCGGGGACGCCCTCTGGCCGTCGGAGTACGCGCCCTGGTCGGAGTGGCTGACCGGACGCCGCGACGGCCGCGACCCGGGCTGGGACCCGATGGAGTTCATGGTCAGCGAGGCGCACGCCCGCAACCTGGAGTTCCACGCCTGGTTCAACCCGTACCGGGGCGGGCAGCCGGCCACCGTCGGGGGGCCCGGCCCCCGGCTGGACCAGTTGGCGCCGACGCATCCGCTGCGGCGGCACCCCGACTGGGTGGTGACCTATCCCAGCGCCGACCGGCCCGGCAGTCGCCTCTACTTCAACCCGGGCATCCCCGAGGCCCGCGCGTTCGTCGAGGACTCGATGCTGGAGGCGGTCCAGCGCTACGACGTCGACGGCGTGCACTTCGACGACTTCTTCTACCCGTACCCGGAGGCCGGGCAGGACTTCCCGGACGACGCGGCGTTCGCCCGCTACGGCCGGCGCTTCGCGGACAAGCACGCCTGGCGCCGGGACAACGTGAACACGCTGGTCCGCGAGATGAGCCAGCGGATCAAAGCGATCAAGCCGTGGGTCAAGTTCGGCATCAGCCCGTTCGGCATCTGGCGCAACAAGCGCACCGACCCGGCCGGCTCGCCGACCGCCGGTCTGCAGAGCTACGACGACATCTACGCCGACACCCGGCTCTGGGTCCGGCAGCAGTGGCTCGACTACGTGGTGCCGCAGCTCTACTGGCACATCGGATTCGACCGGGCCGACTACGCCAAGCTGCTGCCGTGGTGGGCGGCCACGGTGCAGGGCACCCGCGTGCAGCTCTACATCGGCCAGGCCGACTACCGGGTGGGGGAGCGCGGCGCCTGGCGCGACCCGGCCGAGCTGGACCGCCAGCTCGCCCTCAACCGTCGGCACGGGGTGCGCGGAAGCGTGCACTTCAGCGCCAGTCAGGTCCGCGCTGACAAGCTCGGCGCCGTCAGCCGGTACAGCGCAGCGCACTACGCCGGCCCGGCGCTGGTGCCCACGATGGCGCAGCTACCGGCGGCGCCGCCCGCCGTACCCGCGATCACCGGCGCGCGGCGCGACGCCGGCGGGGTGGCGCTGACCTGGCGCGGAGACGGTGCCGCGAGCTTCGCCGTCTACCGGGTGGACGGCGACGCGGCCCGGCTCGTCGGCACCGCCCGGGGAGCCGGCTGGGTCGACCGCACCGCCCCCGCCGACCGCCCGCTCTCCTACTGCGTGTCCGGCCTGGATCGCAGCGGGAACGAGGGCCGACTCAGCGCACCGATCTCCGTCGACATGCGGTAG
- a CDS encoding TOPRIM nucleotidyl transferase/hydrolase domain-containing protein — MRESDRFRAAVRTWAAGGTDAAAAAAAARALAQDGLATVVLVEGVSDRSAVEALAVRRNRDLAGEGVCVLPIGGAMSVGRFLRLFGAQGLAVNIRGLCDEAEEGYFRRGLEQAGLGSHLTRSGMEALGFYVCVADLEDELIRALGPAGVERVLAAERDLARFRVFQNQPAQRGRAIERQLRRFMGTTSGRKARYARALVDALDPNHVPRPLDRLLGPSHS, encoded by the coding sequence GTGCGAGAGTCGGACCGTTTCCGCGCCGCCGTCCGCACGTGGGCGGCCGGCGGCACGGACGCCGCGGCGGCCGCCGCGGCGGCCCGCGCACTGGCCCAGGATGGCCTGGCGACGGTGGTCCTCGTCGAAGGGGTCAGCGACCGGAGCGCGGTGGAGGCGCTGGCCGTCCGGCGCAACCGGGATCTGGCCGGCGAGGGCGTGTGCGTCCTGCCGATCGGCGGCGCGATGAGCGTCGGTCGGTTCCTGCGGCTCTTCGGCGCGCAGGGGCTCGCCGTGAACATCCGGGGGCTCTGCGACGAGGCCGAGGAGGGCTACTTCCGGCGCGGGTTGGAGCAGGCCGGCCTCGGCAGCCACCTGACCCGCTCCGGGATGGAGGCGTTGGGCTTCTACGTGTGCGTCGCCGATCTGGAGGACGAGCTGATCCGCGCGCTGGGCCCGGCCGGGGTCGAGCGGGTCCTGGCGGCCGAACGGGATCTGGCCCGCTTCCGGGTCTTCCAGAACCAGCCCGCGCAGCGCGGGCGCGCGATCGAGCGGCAGCTGCGCCGCTTCATGGGTACGACCAGCGGTCGCAAGGCCCGGTACGCCCGCGCGCTCGTCGACGCCCTCGACCCGAACCACGTACCCCGGCCGCTGGATCGCCTACTCGGACCGTCCCACTCCTGA
- the pdxY gene encoding pyridoxal kinase PdxY — MKILSIQSSVAYGHVGNSAAAFPLQRLGHEVWPVVTVHFSNHTGYGAWRGPLLAPADVAEVIAGIGDRGVLGSADAVLSGYQGDPAMGAVILDAVDKVKAANPDAVYCCDPVMGDAGRGMFVRPGIPEYLRDTVVPRADIITPNHFELDFLAGRATNSLAELLDAVDVVRATGPRHVLVTSVLHGDVPVGSLEVVAVSDEGAWAVTTPLLPISPNGGGDVTAALYLAHLWTTGSPATALERTIASVFAVLEATLAAGTREIQLIAAQDAIAAPPARFAARRLR, encoded by the coding sequence GTGAAGATCCTGTCCATCCAGTCCTCGGTCGCCTACGGCCACGTCGGCAACTCCGCGGCCGCCTTCCCGCTTCAGCGACTCGGGCACGAGGTGTGGCCGGTGGTGACGGTCCACTTCTCGAACCACACCGGGTACGGCGCGTGGCGCGGGCCGCTGCTGGCGCCGGCCGACGTGGCCGAGGTGATCGCGGGCATCGGCGACCGCGGGGTCCTCGGCAGCGCCGACGCCGTGCTGTCGGGCTACCAGGGTGACCCGGCGATGGGTGCGGTGATCCTCGACGCCGTCGACAAGGTGAAGGCCGCCAACCCGGACGCGGTGTACTGCTGCGATCCGGTGATGGGCGACGCCGGCCGCGGGATGTTCGTCCGGCCGGGCATTCCGGAGTACCTGCGGGACACCGTCGTCCCGCGCGCGGACATCATCACCCCGAACCACTTCGAGCTGGACTTCCTCGCCGGCCGTGCCACCAACTCGCTGGCGGAGCTGCTGGACGCGGTCGACGTGGTACGCGCGACGGGACCCCGGCACGTCCTGGTCACCAGCGTGCTGCACGGTGACGTGCCGGTGGGGTCGCTGGAGGTGGTGGCCGTCTCCGACGAGGGCGCCTGGGCGGTGACCACCCCGCTGCTGCCGATCAGCCCCAACGGCGGCGGCGACGTCACCGCGGCGCTGTACCTCGCGCACCTGTGGACGACGGGTTCGCCCGCCACGGCGCTGGAACGCACCATCGCCTCCGTCTTCGCCGTACTGGAGGCGACCCTCGCGGCGGGCACCCGGGAGATCCAGCTGATCGCGGCCCAGGACGCGATCGCCGCGCCACCCGCCAGGTTCGCCGCCCGGCGGCTGCGCTGA